In the Bartonella apihabitans genome, CACGTGCAAGTGCCGAAATCAGTGGTCCGAAGAATACATAGTTCACTACATTTACATCCGGAAAGGTCAACCGCGTTAGAAGTGGAAATGCAGCAGAAAAACCGATGAACGAGCCAAAAGTTCCCATATAAAGAATACACATCAGCCAGTTATCTTTACGTTTGAAAATAACAGCCTGATCAGCAAATGAAGCCTTGGCATCGGCAATGTCATTCATTCCGAACCAGCAGCATATTGCTGACAAAGCAATGAAGGGAACGAAAACGAAAGCACCGTTCTGTAGCCAGAGCTCGGAAGTGTGACCATTTGCTTCTGTAACAGTGAGCGGGTGACCACCCAACCAGCCGAAAGCATTGGTGGCAATAACAAGCGGTACAACAAATTGCACAACCGACACACCGAGATTGCCCAAACCGGCATTAAGGCCGCTCGCTTTGCCTTTTTCGGCTTTCGGGTAGAAAAACGAGATGTTCGACATGGAGGAAGAAAAGTTTCCTCCACCAAAGCCGCATAACAGTGCGAGAAGCGCCATGATCCAATAAGGGGTGTTGACGTCCTGCACAGCAAAACCGATTCCGAGTGCCGGTATCAACAAAGAAGCGGTTGTGAGCGCCGTCCAGCGGCGGCCACCGAATATCGGTACCATGAAGGAATAGAAAATACGCAGTGTTGCTCCGGAAAGACCCGGCAAAGCGGTAAGCCAGAACAATTGTGTCGAGCTGAATTTGAAACCGGCACGCGGCAATTCAGCCACAACCACCGACCAAACCTGCCACACAGCAAACGCAAGAAGCAGAGCCGGAATAGACAACCAGAGATTCTTGTTGGCAATTTTGCGCCCGTAATTATTCCAGAAACTGCTATCTTCGGGATTCCATTCGGTTAATACATAACCTTTATTAATTTGATTGGACATGCGAATTACTCCTGAAATTCAGGCGTTTTTTGCCCGAGCTCTAACAATTTGCGGTGGTTCATCATAAGGATTGAAACATGCATCCAGATGAGAGCCGCGAGTGAAATGACAAATAAAATCATGAAGCAGGTTGAATAGATTCCGGTGATGTCGAGGACTTCACCGAAGAGAATGGGCAGGATAAATCCGCCAAGTCCGCCCATCATACCGACGAGGCCGCCAACGGCACCGACGCTTTTCGGGTAATAAACGGGAATATGCTTATAAACAGCCGCTTTCCCGAGAGCCATGAAGAAGCCGAGTATGGCAACAATCAGGGCAAAACCGACAAGGCTGATGACAAATGTAAAGGTGAATCGGCAACCTTTGGCCGTTTCAACCGTGTATTGTGTCGGAGGGTAGGAGAGGATGAAACATGTAATGGTACACATTGTCAGTGTCCAATACATGACCCGGCGCGCTCCAAATTTATCAGAAAGGTAACCGCCATAGGCACGGAAGAGTGACGCGGGTATCGAATAAAGTGCTGCGATAACGCCGGCAAGCCACAGATCGATTGAATAAACATCCTGCAAATAATGCGGCAACCATGTTGCCAAAGCGATATATCCACCGAATACGAAGAAGTAATAGAAGGAAAAACGCCACACTTGCAGTTTCTTCAAAGGCGCGAGTTCAAGCAAAGCACTTTGCGGTTTTGTGCCAGAACGGCGTTGTTCGACGAGCACAGGATCATCCGACGTAAAAAGCCAGAAGATCACCGCCGTGATAACGAGCACCAGTGCCCAGATATAGGCCACGCCTTCCCAGCTTCCCCACCAGCTCATCACCCATGGAGCGCCAAGTTTCGTGACGGCTGCACCAACATTGCCTGCACCGAAAATACCGAGTGCCAGACCCTGTCTTTTGGCGCTGAACCATCGTGAAACATAGGCAACGCCCACAGAAAATGTGCCGCCGGCAATACCAATACCGAGAGCCGCCACCAACATCCATGTGTAGGTGTGGGCAAAAGTGAGAAGAAATGTCGATAAAGCGGAAGCCAACATCGACAAGACAAAAATAATGCGTCCGCCGATCTGTTCGGTCCAGATGCCAAGTGGAATACGCACGAGTGAACCGGTAAGAACCGGCGTGGCTATCAGAAGTCCGAGTTCGGACTGGCTCAAGCCTAATTTTTTCTGGATCGCAATGCCGATAATCGAAAAAATTGTCCATACCGCAAAACACACGGTAAAGGCCAAAGAGCTCAGCCATAAGGCCTCTGACGAGCCTTTGATCGGGGTGTCAGTTTGTTCCATTTTTACCACCAGATAAATTCTTCCTTTTTGTTGAGGGGGTATGTAGTAATGAGTGAAATAGGGCACCTTGATCAAAATCAAATGAGTTTTATTTAAAATAAAAGAAAAGCTTATTTTAAAATAATGATGATCACGTCTTGAAATATTTATCGACTACACTTGATAGATGTTAAGAAGAAAATGAAATATGTTAATTAGAGGACAAATATGAGATCAGAAGATCGGTTAAAAATTCAAAATCTCGATATTTTTTCGCAAGCGAGTGACAAAACATTCAATTCTTTAATTGGCCCGGGTTTTTTCCAACGTTTTCCTCCGGGGGTGGTTCTCGTCAGTGAAAACACCATGCAGGATTTTCTCTACATACTGGTCGATGGTCAGGTCGAGATGTATGCGACCAGTCATGGGCGTGTAACGGTTCTTGATATTATCCAGCCGGTAAGTCTCTTCATTCTCGCGGCAATTTTGAATGATGATGTTTGTCTACAGTCAGCGCGAACACTAACCGAAGCAGAGGTGCTGATGATTCCGTCAGCCCGCTTCAGGGAGGCAATCGACAATGATACTGCTTTCATGCATGCGGTTGTTCGTGAACTTTCACGTCGCTATCGTACGACCATCAAGGAATTGAAAAACCAGAAATTGAGAAATGGCAGTGAACGGCTGGCAAACTGGATTTTGGCCGAAGCCGATACACAGGTCGAGGCCAATTATATCGATATTCCGTTCGAGAAAAAACTTCTTGCCTTTAAACTTGGCATGACCCCTGAAAATCTTTCTCGCGCTTTTGCAACCATTGCAAAACATGGTGTCAATGTTGACGGATCACGAATAGTCTTTACCGACAGACAAAAATTTATCGATTTTGCCCACCCCGACAAGCTTATCGACAAACGGGAGCCTGTCTGATTATAACTGACCTCATGATGAAAACCGGATTTGCCATGTTCTACGGCTTTTAATAGTATGCTGTTTTTGCTCGTTTGAATGAAAACCTTCGTTTGAATGAAAGCCATTGTCAGTCAAGGATTGTTTCCGTGCGTTTAATGCGTCGATTGTTTCGTTTTGTGTCGTTTATATTTCTGGTGATAACGATTATAGCGCTTGTTATCGACGCGGCCCGTTCGGTCGGTGCATCCCAAATTGTGTTTACGCCGGCCCGGTCTGCACTATCGTTTATATTTAGTTTGAGCACACAGGAATTTGATAACTTTATTGTGCATCTTTCACCTCCATATCTATCCATAGCTGCTAGAATGATCACTCTTTGTCCAACATGGATCATTTCGGGAGCTTTTGCGTTGGTATTTTATAGTGTTGGATATGATCGTGAGGCCGTTTTGGAAAAGACAGGTTTTGGTGAAGAAAATGTTTGATATTTTGTCGCTTTCGGAAAAACTCTATATGCCGAAAAAAGAAGATGCACTTGTCGGCAGAAGTGAACCAATCGCAACTTCTGAAAAACATTTTGTCAACGGCCGCAATCTGAAAGGCCCATATCCTGAAAATATGCATCATATCATTGTTGCAATGGGCTGTTTCTGGGGCGTTGAACGGCTATTCTGGAAAATGCCGGGCGTTTATGTGACGGCTGCCGGTTACAGTGGCGGCTTTACACCAAACCCGACTTATGAAGAAGTCTGTACGGGTAAAACCGGACATACAGAAGCGGTACTCGTCGTCTATGATCCGAAGATATTGCCTTTTGATCAAATATTGAAAACTTTCTGGGAACAGCATGATCCTACACAAGGCATGCGGCAGGGTAACGACATTGGCAATAATTACCGGTCGGCTCTCTATCTTTCCAATGAACATGATCTGGAAATTGCAAAAAAAAGCAAAGCGCAATTTGAAAAGGCACTTCAATCCAAGGGATTGGCTGATTACAACCGAAATTGCGTTAGAAGGGCCATTCTATTTTGCCGAAGATTATCACCAGCAATATCTTGCCAAAAACCCGAATGGCTATTGTGGATTAAAAGGAACCGGTGTTTCTTGCCCCGTTCCACAAGGCTGATTGTGCATACCATATCGGAGCAATTCATGAATTCATCGGCGTTTGGAATATAGAAGTCCGAGATATTGGCAAATATGTTCTGACATTTTCAGTTCTAAAATAGCGGGCGAAAGCTTTGTAATCATTTTTGGCAAATGACCGGCTTATTCTGAATCATATTGAAAAATACATTCATGCCAATAAAAACATGCCGGCGAATATTCAATATGGTTGTGAGAAACGCGCTGTTTCCCGATTTTTCAGCATGAATATTTTTCGGGTAAGGACTGTTGAACAATTTCACCAATGCGGTGGTCGGGTGACGGGAATGTCCGGCTGGCTTTGTTCTTCAAGTTCCAGAAAGCGTTTGGTTAGTGCTTTTAATTTTTTATCCATAAGGTCGATTGTTTTCCATTGTTCGGCGAGAACAGTAGAAAGCTCGTCAACAAGTCGCTCTTGTTCGGCAAGTTTGATTTCGACCTCGGTAAGACGATCTTTTTCAATCACAGTGCGTGATCCTTATTTCTGATATAGCGTTCGCCGGGTTGTAAAAGAACCTTATTGTTGAAGGCAAGGCCCAACTCGAGACTGTGCGCAATCTGGGTTGCTTTTTTCATGAACAATTCGGCATCTTCCCTCACGCAAAGTTCTTCAACGGTATTTTTGAAAATTTTGAGCCATTGGTCGAAATGGCTAGCGTCAATCGGTAAAACGACATGCTTGGGCATTGGGCGTCCGTTATAACGGTTGGTGTGCAGCATGACCGATGACCAGAAGGCGAACATATTTTGTAAATGGGGCTCCCAATCGTGAATATGTTCTTCAAAAATAGGACCCAGCATATAATCTTTTCTGACCCGCGCGTAAAATGTGCGCACAACGGATTCAATCAATGTTTCGTCAACTGCTATAGGTTCTTGTGCCATAAATCTCAATCTGTTGCTTTAATTTTCATACCATAAATATCAATGCCATGACCTTCACCCATAAGGTCGCTTGTCAAATAAAGTTTTGCTGAACCCGATCCTTCTGCCGGTATTGTAAGGTCAAACAATAGGTCGTTCCGATTTGTCGGAACTTCAAAACGCCGCCTTCCACAATCGGCATTATTGCCGAGATCACACGTTATACTCATTTGGCTTGGCTCTGTTCCATCACTTTTTGCGTTGATATCAATGAGTACCTTTTTACCGCGTAAGCCGGATAAAACACCCGCGCCAATTTCGATAACGACAATATCTTGCTCACTATTTGCCGAAATATGGGTATATGGTATTCCGGCATCATCACGTATATCGACCGATGTGCGGCCGTAGACGGTGAGCGCCGAGGCATCGCCGGGACGGAAAAATTTAATCCAACCGTCATTGATTTCGGTTTCTTGACGGAAAGGTTGCATTAACGTGGGATTCGGGTTGTGTTCAGTCGCTTCCTTTTGACGCTCAACTAGGGCACGGCCTGAAAAACTGTTAAAAAACGACCACGCGGTGAAACCTAAAACCATAATAATTGCAAGAATCGACGGAGCAACAATCAGCAGAATTTTGGAACGCCGTCTTGTTCTTGCCCGATGCAAACTCCGGTTATCGAAATTTGTCGCCCCGTTTACTTCTATTTTTATCTGTTCTTCAGGGCCTTCCGCAGCGAGTTCATTATAGTATTGCGTTTGTTCTTCGGGAGCCCGAACGATATAGTCCTGTTCTATGTTCCGGATAATTTGCATCAATGCAT is a window encoding:
- a CDS encoding group III truncated hemoglobin, which encodes MAQEPIAVDETLIESVVRTFYARVRKDYMLGPIFEEHIHDWEPHLQNMFAFWSSVMLHTNRYNGRPMPKHVVLPIDASHFDQWLKIFKNTVEELCVREDAELFMKKATQIAHSLELGLAFNNKVLLQPGERYIRNKDHAL
- a CDS encoding cyclic nucleotide-binding domain-containing protein; the encoded protein is MRSEDRLKIQNLDIFSQASDKTFNSLIGPGFFQRFPPGVVLVSENTMQDFLYILVDGQVEMYATSHGRVTVLDIIQPVSLFILAAILNDDVCLQSARTLTEAEVLMIPSARFREAIDNDTAFMHAVVRELSRRYRTTIKELKNQKLRNGSERLANWILAEADTQVEANYIDIPFEKKLLAFKLGMTPENLSRAFATIAKHGVNVDGSRIVFTDRQKFIDFAHPDKLIDKREPV
- a CDS encoding SlyX family protein: MIEKDRLTEVEIKLAEQERLVDELSTVLAEQWKTIDLMDKKLKALTKRFLELEEQSQPDIPVTRPPHW